In one window of Rhizobium oryzihabitans DNA:
- the glcE gene encoding glycolate oxidase subunit GlcE: MLTPYAETQAADIIRDHAARKSPLKIIGGNTRSGFGNAVAADEALSSRAMNGIVSYLPAEMVMTVKAGTPLATVEAALAENFQMMAFEPMDHRAIMATAGEPTIGGVFAANVSGPRRYVAGAARDSLLGIRFVNGRAEVIKAGGRVMKNVTGLDLSRLLAGSHGTLGFLTEVTFRVLPKPPSEKTVVVSGLDDEAATRIMAAAMAMSVEVSGAAHLPESVRSRFIDGALPEGPATILRLEGLAASVEARAAKLLSVMDRVGPWALLEGEESTVLWRQVRDVAPYAGENAKPLWKVSVAPAQGHRLVAALRMEAGIDAFYDWQGGLVWMQMEADPEAELLRGAIRALGGGHATLMRANDAIRATVPAFEPRPAAEAMLSERIREKLDPVGIFNPGKMAVTMERAV, translated from the coding sequence ATGTTGACCCCCTACGCAGAAACCCAGGCCGCCGACATCATCCGCGACCACGCCGCGCGTAAAAGCCCGCTGAAAATCATCGGCGGCAACACCCGCTCCGGTTTCGGCAATGCTGTCGCAGCAGATGAAGCACTCTCTTCCCGCGCCATGAACGGCATCGTCTCCTATCTGCCCGCCGAAATGGTCATGACCGTAAAGGCCGGAACGCCGCTCGCCACCGTCGAAGCCGCCCTTGCCGAAAATTTCCAGATGATGGCTTTCGAGCCAATGGACCATCGCGCGATCATGGCAACCGCAGGCGAACCCACCATCGGCGGCGTTTTCGCCGCCAATGTCTCCGGCCCGCGCCGTTATGTGGCGGGTGCTGCGCGCGACAGCCTGCTCGGCATCCGTTTCGTCAACGGTCGCGCAGAAGTCATCAAGGCCGGCGGTCGGGTGATGAAGAATGTGACCGGGCTCGATCTTTCGAGGCTTCTGGCGGGTTCGCACGGCACGCTCGGTTTTCTCACCGAAGTCACCTTCCGCGTATTGCCGAAACCGCCTTCGGAAAAGACAGTCGTTGTTTCCGGGCTGGATGATGAGGCAGCGACGCGGATCATGGCGGCGGCCATGGCGATGAGCGTCGAGGTCTCCGGTGCGGCCCATCTGCCGGAAAGCGTACGCTCCCGTTTCATCGATGGCGCCCTGCCGGAAGGTCCGGCGACGATCCTCAGGCTGGAAGGTCTCGCGGCGTCGGTGGAGGCGCGCGCGGCCAAACTCCTCTCGGTCATGGACAGGGTTGGCCCATGGGCGTTGCTGGAAGGCGAGGAAAGCACGGTTTTGTGGCGTCAGGTGCGGGATGTCGCGCCCTATGCCGGGGAAAACGCCAAACCGCTCTGGAAAGTCTCGGTCGCGCCGGCGCAAGGCCACCGGCTGGTGGCCGCCCTGCGCATGGAAGCCGGCATCGATGCCTTTTACGACTGGCAGGGCGGTCTCGTCTGGATGCAGATGGAAGCAGACCCGGAGGCGGAGCTGCTGCGCGGCGCCATTCGCGCGCTTGGCGGCGGGCATGCCACCTTGATGCGGGCAAATGATGCGATACGCGCCACCGTGCCGGCATTCGAACCACGCCCGGCGGCGGAAGCCATGCTGTCTGAACGCATCAGGGAAAAGCTCGACCCAGTGGGCATCTTCAATCCCGGCAAGATGGCTGTAACGATGGAAAGGGCCGTCTGA
- a CDS encoding FAD-binding oxidoreductase encodes MTQPIKFLEPRAKVVASRDRIISDLKDILAEGCLVHEPRELVPFETDAFVSYRRLPLAVALPKTTEQVAAVLKYCNRYGIPVVPRGAGTSLSGGAIPQEDAVVIGLSKMSSILELDFYNRTAQVQAGVTNLSISDAAGAEGFFYAPDPSSQLACTIGGNIGMNSGGAHCLKYGVTTNNLLGVKMVLVDGTVLELGGKHLDAAGYDLLALVCGSEGQLGIVTEATVRLIAKPEGARPVLFGFEASEEAGSCVADIIGAGIIPVAIEFMDKPAIEICEAFAKAGYPLDVGALLIVEVEGSEAEMDAMLADIVTIARKHGVKTVKECQSAMEAAAIWKGRKSAFGATGRIADYICMDGTVPLSQLSYVLKKTSEITDRLGLRVANVFHAGDGNMHPLILFNANDPDDAARAEEAGNEILKLCVDAGGCLTGEHGVGIEKRDLMRHQYGEADLAQQMAVRAAFDEGWLMNPSKVFPLEGRG; translated from the coding sequence GTGACGCAGCCGATCAAGTTTCTGGAGCCGCGGGCAAAGGTCGTGGCGAGCCGTGACCGCATCATATCCGATCTGAAGGATATCCTCGCCGAGGGCTGTCTTGTGCATGAGCCGCGTGAGCTCGTGCCTTTCGAGACGGATGCCTTCGTTTCCTACCGCCGCCTTCCGCTGGCCGTTGCGCTGCCGAAGACGACCGAGCAGGTCGCAGCGGTGCTGAAATATTGTAACCGTTATGGCATTCCGGTCGTACCGCGCGGTGCCGGCACCTCGCTCTCCGGCGGCGCGATCCCGCAGGAGGATGCGGTGGTGATCGGTCTTTCAAAGATGTCCTCGATCCTCGAACTGGATTTCTACAATCGCACGGCGCAGGTCCAGGCGGGTGTCACCAATCTTTCCATTTCCGATGCGGCGGGTGCGGAAGGCTTCTTTTATGCGCCGGACCCAAGCTCGCAGCTTGCCTGCACCATCGGCGGCAATATCGGCATGAATTCCGGCGGCGCGCATTGCCTGAAATATGGCGTCACCACCAATAATCTGCTCGGCGTAAAAATGGTGCTCGTCGATGGCACGGTGCTGGAGCTGGGCGGCAAGCACCTCGATGCCGCCGGTTACGATCTGCTGGCCCTCGTCTGCGGCTCGGAAGGCCAGCTTGGCATTGTTACGGAAGCGACGGTGCGGCTGATCGCCAAGCCGGAGGGTGCGCGGCCGGTGCTGTTCGGTTTCGAAGCCTCCGAAGAAGCGGGCTCCTGCGTCGCCGATATCATCGGCGCGGGCATCATTCCGGTCGCCATCGAATTCATGGACAAGCCGGCAATCGAGATCTGCGAGGCCTTCGCCAAGGCGGGATATCCGCTGGATGTCGGCGCGCTTCTGATCGTCGAGGTCGAAGGCTCCGAGGCGGAAATGGACGCCATGCTGGCGGATATCGTTACCATTGCCAGAAAACACGGCGTGAAGACGGTGAAGGAATGCCAGTCGGCCATGGAGGCGGCGGCGATCTGGAAAGGCCGCAAATCCGCTTTCGGCGCAACGGGCCGCATCGCGGATTACATCTGCATGGATGGCACGGTGCCGCTTTCCCAGCTTTCTTATGTGCTGAAAAAGACGAGTGAAATCACCGACCGGCTCGGCCTTCGCGTTGCCAATGTCTTCCATGCGGGTGATGGCAACATGCACCCGCTCATCCTGTTCAACGCCAATGACCCTGATGATGCCGCCCGGGCCGAAGAGGCGGGCAATGAGATATTGAAGCTCTGCGTCGATGCCGGTGGTTGCCTGACCGGCGAGCATGGTGTCGGCATCGAAAAACGCGATCTCATGCGCCACCAATATGGCGAGGCCGATCTGGCCCAGCAGATGGCGGTGCGCGCGGCTTTTGACGAGGGGTGGTTGATGAACCCTTCCAAGGTGTTTCCGCTGGAGGGGAGGGGATGA
- a CDS encoding YeiH family protein, with protein sequence MAQHRTLTHPFQFSLRWLTPLLPGILLCAAVSCAAILAERFQVRLAGHAWLGDLVLAILIGTLLRSLVSLPAVAAAGIKFSAKTLLEIAVALLGASLSLAILKGAGGLLIGGIALIVALSLVVSYAAGRMLGLPPKLATLIACGNSICGNSAIAAAAPAIGAKPEDVAASIAFTAVLGVAAVLLMPFLPQLLGLDATQYGIFAGLTVYAVPQVLAATAPLGAVAVQTGTIVKLIRVLMLGPVIAALSVIHGQSGTGRLKLQQMVPWFIICFVLMIMARSFSLIPEGLLGPLASLSNILTIMSMAALGLSVDIRSLRHAGGKVIVAASLSLVLLGILSFGLIMLTQAG encoded by the coding sequence ATGGCACAGCATCGCACCCTCACTCATCCTTTTCAGTTCTCCCTTCGCTGGTTGACCCCGCTTCTGCCGGGAATTCTGCTCTGCGCGGCAGTCAGCTGCGCGGCTATTCTCGCGGAGCGTTTTCAGGTGCGCCTTGCCGGTCATGCATGGCTGGGCGATCTTGTGCTTGCCATTCTGATCGGCACGCTTTTACGCTCGCTGGTGTCGCTGCCGGCGGTTGCTGCGGCCGGGATCAAGTTCAGCGCCAAGACCCTGCTCGAAATCGCCGTGGCGCTTCTTGGCGCGTCGCTCAGCCTCGCCATTCTCAAGGGCGCCGGCGGCCTGCTGATTGGCGGTATTGCGCTGATTGTCGCCCTGTCACTGGTCGTCAGCTATGCCGCCGGGCGAATGCTGGGGCTGCCGCCGAAACTGGCGACACTGATTGCCTGCGGCAACTCCATCTGCGGCAATTCCGCCATCGCGGCGGCCGCACCCGCCATTGGCGCGAAGCCGGAAGATGTTGCTGCCTCGATTGCCTTCACCGCGGTCCTCGGTGTCGCCGCCGTTCTGCTGATGCCGTTCCTGCCACAGCTTCTCGGTCTCGACGCCACCCAATACGGTATCTTTGCGGGCCTGACGGTCTATGCCGTGCCACAGGTTCTGGCCGCCACCGCACCGCTCGGCGCCGTCGCCGTGCAGACAGGCACCATCGTCAAGCTCATCCGCGTGCTGATGCTGGGACCGGTCATCGCCGCCCTTTCCGTCATCCACGGCCAGTCCGGCACGGGACGGCTGAAATTGCAGCAGATGGTTCCGTGGTTCATCATCTGCTTCGTGCTGATGATCATGGCCAGATCCTTCAGCCTTATTCCCGAGGGTCTGCTCGGTCCCCTCGCCTCGCTTTCCAACATCCTCACCATCATGTCGATGGCGGCACTGGGCCTGTCCGTCGATATTCGCAGCCTTCGCCATGCCGGCGGCAAGGTCATCGTCGCCGCCAGCCTGTCGCTCGTCCTGCTTGGAATTCTGAGTTTCGGCCTGATCATGCTGACGCAAGCGGGCTGA
- a CDS encoding DNA-3-methyladenine glycosylase I: MDEAGLETGADGRVRCFWQQGLEDYSRYHDEEWGYPVTDDRRLFEKICLEGFQSGLSWLTVLRKREAFRLAFANFEFEKVAEFGEAEIERCLADKGIIRHRGKIVSTINNARRALELRDEFGSLARYFWSFEPAAAERPQKLDYATLRANPTSAASIRLSKDLKKRGWSFVGPTTVYAFMQAMGMVNDHIEGCHCREPIEVMRREFVRP; this comes from the coding sequence ATGGATGAGGCGGGACTTGAAACCGGTGCGGATGGCCGTGTGCGGTGTTTCTGGCAGCAGGGGCTGGAGGATTACAGCCGTTACCACGATGAGGAATGGGGCTACCCCGTTACCGATGACCGTCGCCTGTTCGAGAAGATCTGCCTGGAAGGATTTCAGTCCGGGCTTTCCTGGCTGACGGTTCTGCGCAAGCGTGAGGCTTTCCGTCTTGCCTTCGCCAATTTCGAGTTCGAAAAAGTGGCGGAGTTCGGTGAAGCCGAAATCGAGCGCTGCCTTGCGGACAAGGGCATTATCCGCCATCGCGGCAAGATCGTCTCAACGATCAACAATGCCCGCCGCGCCCTGGAATTGCGTGACGAATTCGGTTCTCTTGCCCGTTATTTCTGGAGTTTCGAGCCCGCCGCCGCAGAAAGGCCGCAAAAGCTGGACTATGCGACGTTAAGGGCCAATCCCACCAGTGCCGCGTCCATTCGTCTTTCCAAGGACTTGAAGAAACGCGGCTGGAGTTTCGTCGGTCCGACGACAGTCTATGCATTCATGCAGGCCATGGGTATGGTCAACGATCATATCGAAGGTTGTCATTGCCGCGAGCCGATCGAGGTCATGCGGCGGGAGTTTGTACGTCCATGA
- the glcF gene encoding glycolate oxidase subunit GlcF, with product MQTSFTPEQLADPHVAESEKILRKCVHCGFCTATCPTYVTLGNELDSPRGRIYLIKDMLENSRPADREVVTHIDRCLSCLACTTTCPSGVDYMHLVDHARAHIEQTYKRPFMDRLTRNLLAAVLPYPGRFRLALHLARIARPFAGLLAKFPALKPLQSMLDLAPASIPVVSASARPGERAAEGEKRGRVAILTGCAQPVLDPGINEATLRLLARLGVEVVVPRGEGCCGSLVHHMGREAEALAAARRNVDVWMREMENGGLDAVIITASGCGTTIKDYGHMLRLDPAYADKAARVSALAKDITEYLATLDLPQKESQGLTVAYHSACSMQHGQKITMAPKQLLKAAGFTVRDPAEGHLCCGSAGTYNIMQPEISGKLKARKVKNIEATKADVIATGNIGCITQIATGTQMPILHTVELLDWAYGGPKPARLSA from the coding sequence ATGCAAACATCCTTCACGCCCGAGCAGCTGGCCGATCCGCATGTGGCGGAATCCGAAAAGATCCTGCGCAAATGTGTGCATTGCGGCTTCTGCACCGCCACCTGTCCCACCTATGTCACGCTCGGCAACGAGCTGGATAGTCCGCGCGGCCGCATCTACCTCATCAAGGACATGCTGGAAAACAGCCGCCCGGCCGACCGGGAGGTCGTTACCCATATCGACCGCTGCCTCTCGTGCCTTGCCTGCACCACCACCTGTCCCTCCGGCGTGGACTACATGCATCTTGTCGATCATGCCCGCGCCCATATCGAACAGACCTATAAACGCCCCTTCATGGATCGCCTGACCCGCAATCTTCTGGCTGCGGTTCTGCCCTATCCCGGTCGCTTCCGCCTGGCCCTGCATCTGGCAAGGATCGCGCGACCCTTTGCCGGGCTGCTCGCGAAGTTTCCGGCACTGAAGCCATTGCAATCCATGCTCGATCTTGCTCCCGCCTCCATCCCCGTCGTTTCCGCTTCCGCCCGGCCGGGTGAACGGGCGGCGGAAGGCGAGAAGCGCGGTCGCGTCGCCATCCTCACCGGCTGCGCCCAGCCGGTGCTCGATCCCGGTATCAACGAAGCGACGCTGCGCCTGCTGGCGCGGCTCGGCGTCGAGGTCGTGGTTCCCAGGGGAGAGGGCTGCTGCGGTTCGCTGGTGCACCACATGGGGCGAGAGGCCGAGGCGCTGGCCGCCGCCCGCCGCAATGTCGATGTCTGGATGCGGGAGATGGAGAATGGCGGCCTCGACGCCGTCATCATCACCGCATCCGGCTGCGGCACCACCATCAAGGATTACGGCCATATGCTGCGGCTCGATCCGGCTTATGCGGACAAGGCCGCGCGGGTATCGGCGCTCGCGAAGGACATTACCGAATATCTTGCCACCCTCGACCTACCGCAAAAGGAGAGCCAGGGACTGACGGTCGCCTATCATTCGGCTTGCTCCATGCAGCATGGCCAGAAGATCACCATGGCGCCGAAACAATTGCTGAAAGCGGCGGGCTTCACCGTCCGCGATCCGGCGGAAGGGCATCTCTGCTGCGGCTCTGCCGGAACCTACAACATCATGCAGCCGGAGATTTCCGGAAAGCTGAAGGCACGCAAGGTGAAGAACATCGAGGCAACGAAGGCGGATGTCATCGCCACCGGCAATATCGGCTGCATCACGCAGATCGCCACCGGCACGCAAATGCCGATCCTGCACACGGTCGAGCTGCTGGACTGGGCCTATGGCGGGCCGAAACCGGCGAGGCTTTCCGCTTAG
- a CDS encoding LysR substrate-binding domain-containing protein, whose protein sequence is MTFEQLRIFIAVAEREHLTRAAEAIGLTASAVSSSIKNLEAFYNVELFHRVGRNIELTESGRVFLGEARATLARVRNAELILSEMGGLTRGEITVCASQTIASYWLPPILMQFKKLYPGVTLKLDIGNTKTVTQAVLDGLAEVGFIEGRIDEPALMVQPVVSDKLLVVTGSAHPFADGRYLTALDMLYGTSWVLREQGSGTRSAFEAAVRQMGVDPAELSVMLELPSNEAVVMAARSGGAATAVSASVASLFLRQGLLVRSGIDLPARNFALLRHKERHTSRAAMELERLSRAASEDYKAGLAGV, encoded by the coding sequence ATGACCTTCGAGCAACTCCGCATTTTCATCGCCGTCGCTGAGCGCGAGCACCTGACAAGGGCTGCCGAAGCCATCGGTTTGACCGCCTCCGCCGTCAGTTCCTCCATCAAGAATCTGGAAGCCTTTTATAATGTCGAACTGTTTCATCGCGTCGGCCGCAATATCGAGCTGACCGAAAGCGGCCGGGTGTTTCTGGGTGAGGCCAGGGCGACGCTGGCGCGCGTCCGCAACGCCGAACTGATCCTCTCCGAAATGGGCGGCCTGACACGCGGCGAAATCACCGTTTGCGCCAGCCAGACGATTGCAAGCTACTGGCTGCCGCCAATCCTCATGCAGTTTAAGAAGCTTTATCCGGGTGTCACGTTGAAACTCGATATCGGCAATACGAAAACGGTGACGCAGGCCGTGCTCGACGGTCTGGCGGAGGTCGGTTTCATCGAGGGCAGGATCGACGAGCCCGCATTGATGGTGCAGCCAGTGGTATCCGACAAGCTTCTGGTGGTGACCGGCTCGGCCCATCCCTTCGCTGACGGTCGGTATCTCACCGCTCTCGATATGCTCTACGGAACATCCTGGGTGCTGCGCGAGCAGGGCTCCGGAACCCGCTCCGCCTTTGAGGCGGCGGTGCGGCAGATGGGCGTGGACCCGGCTGAACTGTCTGTCATGCTCGAACTGCCGTCCAACGAGGCGGTGGTGATGGCAGCGCGCTCCGGCGGCGCGGCGACGGCGGTTTCCGCATCCGTCGCTTCCCTTTTCCTGCGGCAGGGATTGCTGGTCCGTTCGGGCATCGATCTGCCCGCCCGCAACTTCGCCCTGTTACGCCACAAGGAACGCCACACCAGCCGTGCGGCAATGGAACTGGAACGACTGAGCCGTGCGGCGTCGGAGGACTACAAGGCTGGTCTCGCCGGGGTATAG
- a CDS encoding DUF3422 family protein, whose amino-acid sequence MAKGRFAFASAPERSLALGEVHARPTVLLAPSRIIVQLAFMMDGGSAVHHSVIAEMSRSRGVAPPERDARHHAMPWGQGTLRWERHTEFSTWFWDGPAPEKFGGDIAGDPFGDGFSPPGSLISGVRLEIRNDNKLASQAETLFEPTSLCHSDVRDGQAAILTDFRQDRDGLTQILVIDRGLSDYSRGALVQRLLDIETYRTLAMLGLPMAQTLSPEIRRIEDGLTGITQRMKNGARDEADALLAEMTRLAAELEANAALSLYRFGASRAYDGIVRERIRALAETPVQGHETMGSFLERRLAPAMRTCQSVEERQANLSRKLYRATALVRSWIDVELERQNTVLLNTMNKRAAMQLRLQQTVEGLSVAAISYYVVGLIGYLTKAISHDVLPVDPTVVTGLSVPFAVLGVWWVVRRVRRSHAEGGH is encoded by the coding sequence ATGGCCAAGGGTAGATTTGCTTTCGCAAGCGCGCCGGAAAGGTCGCTGGCGCTCGGGGAAGTTCATGCGCGGCCAACAGTGCTGCTGGCTCCGTCGCGCATCATCGTCCAGCTTGCCTTCATGATGGATGGCGGCTCGGCCGTGCATCATTCGGTCATCGCGGAAATGTCGCGCAGCCGGGGTGTTGCGCCGCCGGAACGCGACGCCCGCCATCACGCCATGCCCTGGGGGCAGGGCACACTGCGGTGGGAGCGGCATACCGAATTCTCGACATGGTTCTGGGATGGCCCCGCACCGGAAAAATTCGGCGGCGATATTGCCGGCGACCCTTTCGGGGATGGTTTTTCGCCGCCCGGCTCGCTGATATCAGGCGTGCGGCTGGAAATTCGCAACGACAATAAGCTCGCCTCGCAAGCAGAGACGCTGTTCGAACCGACAAGCCTCTGTCACAGCGACGTGCGCGACGGTCAGGCGGCGATCCTCACCGATTTCCGTCAGGATCGCGATGGGCTGACGCAGATCCTGGTGATAGACCGGGGCTTGAGCGATTACAGCCGCGGCGCGCTGGTGCAGCGGCTGCTGGATATCGAGACCTATCGCACGCTCGCCATGCTCGGCCTGCCGATGGCGCAGACACTCTCGCCGGAAATCCGCCGCATCGAGGATGGCCTGACGGGCATCACCCAGCGCATGAAGAACGGCGCGCGCGACGAGGCCGATGCGCTTCTGGCGGAGATGACCCGGCTTGCGGCGGAACTGGAAGCCAATGCCGCGCTCAGTCTTTATCGTTTCGGCGCCAGCCGCGCCTATGACGGCATTGTGCGCGAACGTATTCGCGCGCTTGCGGAAACGCCGGTTCAGGGGCACGAGACCATGGGCAGCTTTCTGGAAAGGCGGCTCGCGCCCGCCATGCGCACCTGCCAGTCCGTCGAAGAAAGGCAGGCCAACCTGTCACGCAAGCTCTATCGCGCCACGGCTCTCGTCAGAAGCTGGATCGACGTGGAACTGGAGCGGCAGAATACGGTGCTGCTCAACACCATGAACAAGCGCGCCGCCATGCAGCTTCGCCTGCAGCAGACGGTTGAGGGTCTCTCGGTCGCCGCCATCTCCTATTATGTCGTCGGCCTTATTGGTTATCTCACCAAGGCCATCAGCCACGACGTGCTGCCGGTCGACCCCACCGTGGTTACGGGTCTTTCCGTCCCCTTTGCCGTGCTGGGCGTCTGGTGGGTGGTGCGCCGCGTCCGTCGCTCCCATGCCGAGGGTGGGCATTAA
- a CDS encoding LysR family transcriptional regulator: MTNLGDLEVFATVAASGSMSLAAKELGYSPAVISKRIKRLEEKLGARLFQRTTRQISLTEAGQGFYERVLAVLEGLEDAEDFVSGRANTVNGTLKISAPTSFGRMHIAPHLRIFMERHPDLSVNLVLSDEFIDIIEGGYDLAIRIADLNSSSLVARRLAPVRRVLCASADYVATHGMPETIEDLKKHRCLPAHNNDIWRLEGPGGALSIRPEGMLVTNSSEVIREAVISGLGIALRSTWDIGHELRAGKLVQVLPAYEGSRNVTLSAVYPSRQFLPAKVRLFIDYLAGLYGPSPYWEQG; encoded by the coding sequence GTGACAAATCTGGGCGATCTGGAAGTCTTCGCAACCGTTGCCGCCTCCGGCAGCATGTCGCTTGCCGCCAAGGAGCTTGGCTATTCCCCAGCCGTCATTTCCAAGCGCATCAAGCGGCTGGAAGAGAAACTCGGCGCACGGCTGTTCCAGCGCACCACAAGGCAGATTTCGCTGACCGAAGCGGGTCAGGGTTTTTACGAGCGAGTGCTTGCCGTGCTGGAAGGGCTGGAGGATGCGGAAGATTTCGTGTCCGGCCGGGCGAATACCGTCAACGGCACGCTGAAAATCTCCGCCCCCACCTCTTTCGGGCGCATGCATATCGCGCCGCATCTGCGGATTTTCATGGAGCGGCACCCGGACCTGTCGGTCAATCTGGTCTTGAGCGACGAATTCATCGATATCATCGAAGGCGGCTACGATCTGGCGATCCGCATTGCTGATCTCAATTCCTCCAGCCTCGTCGCGCGCCGTCTGGCGCCCGTGCGCCGCGTGCTGTGCGCCTCGGCGGACTATGTGGCCACCCACGGCATGCCGGAAACGATCGAAGATCTGAAGAAGCACCGCTGCCTGCCTGCCCACAACAACGATATCTGGCGATTGGAGGGGCCGGGCGGCGCGCTCAGCATCCGCCCGGAAGGCATGCTGGTCACCAATTCGAGCGAGGTGATCCGCGAGGCGGTGATTTCCGGACTCGGCATTGCGCTGCGCTCAACCTGGGATATCGGCCATGAACTGCGCGCCGGTAAACTGGTGCAGGTTCTGCCCGCCTATGAGGGGTCGCGAAACGTCACGCTGTCGGCGGTTTATCCGAGCCGGCAGTTCCTGCCCGCGAAAGTGCGGCTGTTCATTGACTATCTGGCCGGGCTTTATGGGCCGTCGCCCTATTGGGAGCAGGGCTAG
- a CDS encoding outer membrane beta-barrel protein produces MPRHASFVCALLFSGVSFSAAMAGEFEISGYGGWQSAPHSDVKVSDGPDFRAGWEGKSFSSPPYWGVRGTYWFDEGRLNNFGISLDFTHDKVYADDQTLARSGWSHFEFTDGLNLLTLNALYRFPLENLPLTPYVGAGVGINVPHVEVTRGSGRTFEYQFGGATLQAQAGLSYRITDNWSTFVEYKGTYSFIDVDIDNGGKLKTDIMTNAVNFGVAYKF; encoded by the coding sequence ATGCCGCGCCACGCTTCTTTTGTCTGCGCCCTGTTGTTCAGCGGCGTTTCCTTCTCCGCAGCCATGGCGGGGGAATTTGAAATTTCCGGTTACGGCGGCTGGCAGAGCGCCCCGCATAGCGACGTGAAAGTGTCCGACGGACCGGACTTCCGGGCTGGATGGGAAGGCAAGTCGTTTTCAAGCCCACCCTATTGGGGCGTGCGCGGCACCTACTGGTTCGACGAGGGCCGGCTCAACAATTTCGGTATCTCGCTCGATTTCACGCATGACAAGGTCTATGCCGATGACCAGACCCTTGCCCGCTCCGGCTGGTCGCATTTCGAATTCACCGACGGCCTGAACCTGTTGACGCTGAATGCGCTCTACCGCTTTCCGCTGGAGAACCTGCCGCTGACACCCTATGTCGGCGCGGGCGTCGGCATCAACGTGCCGCATGTGGAGGTCACACGCGGTTCCGGTCGCACCTTCGAATACCAGTTCGGCGGCGCAACCCTGCAGGCACAGGCCGGTCTCAGCTACCGCATCACCGACAACTGGTCGACCTTCGTGGAATATAAAGGCACCTATTCCTTTATCGACGTGGATATCGACAATGGCGGCAAGCTCAAGACCGATATCATGACCAATGCGGTGAACTTCGGCGTCGCCTACAAGTTCTAG
- a CDS encoding L,D-transpeptidase: MTMKSVFLALSLVSTFTAPAAMANERYRERPPVIVSPDLSAPWVTQLGRGNVRPVVYPRAPAARQPLFQQRQAAAMPQRPSSGVTSQRPARVQNAAVRPNAPVRTQIAPQFLPQIVSYQTTQKPGTIVIDTPNRFLYLVMADGKARRYGVGVGKPGFEWAGTHKVTRKAEWPSWTPPKEMITREAAKGHYLPAFMEGGPANPMGARAMYLGSTLYRIHGTNQPWTIGSNNSSGCIRMRNEDVTDLYERVNVGTTVIVI, from the coding sequence ATGACGATGAAGTCCGTTTTTCTGGCGCTGAGCCTCGTTTCCACCTTCACGGCGCCAGCCGCCATGGCCAATGAGCGTTATCGCGAGCGGCCGCCCGTCATCGTCAGCCCGGACCTTTCCGCGCCCTGGGTAACGCAGCTCGGGCGTGGCAATGTGCGCCCCGTGGTTTATCCGCGCGCACCGGCCGCACGCCAGCCGCTCTTCCAGCAGCGTCAGGCCGCAGCCATGCCCCAGCGCCCAAGCTCGGGCGTCACATCACAACGCCCGGCACGGGTGCAGAACGCCGCCGTGCGCCCGAACGCGCCGGTGCGCACGCAGATCGCCCCGCAGTTCCTGCCGCAGATCGTGAGCTACCAGACCACCCAGAAGCCCGGCACCATCGTCATCGATACGCCGAACCGCTTCCTCTATCTCGTCATGGCCGATGGCAAGGCGCGCCGCTACGGCGTCGGCGTCGGCAAGCCCGGTTTTGAATGGGCCGGAACGCACAAGGTGACCCGTAAAGCGGAATGGCCGAGCTGGACCCCACCGAAGGAGATGATTACCCGCGAAGCGGCGAAGGGACACTACCTGCCGGCCTTCATGGAAGGTGGCCCGGCCAATCCGATGGGCGCGCGCGCCATGTATCTCGGTTCCACCCTTTACCGAATCCATGGCACCAACCAGCCCTGGACGATCGGCAGCAACAATTCATCCGGCTGCATCCGCATGCGCAACGAGGATGTCACCGATCTTTATGAGCGCGTCAACGTCGGAACCACCGTCATTGTGATATGA